The DNA window AAATAGTTAAATCATATTTCTCATTGGCCTGACAACTAATGATAAATTTAAGAGATGGCACTGTGTTGCTCTGCCTAGAGAAGTTGATAAAACAATTGAAATGTGGCAAAATCTCCAACTGATTTTGACCAACGAGGTGGGTGAGTAGCAAGATCGCATAAGGGTTCATTTTGGATTGACCACATCTTagatttgtttattctaaatCATCCTATGCCCTACTTGTGGTTGATCTTACACAATCAGAGGAGCTCCtaccttgcttttttttttttggtgctttGTGTAGGAGACATAGGACTCTGATTAGGCTAAATTTAGGACTATGTTTATGCACCAAACTTTAGTGATAGACAGGATGCCAGTGCTTTGTGTAGGAGACATAGGACTCTGATTAGGCTAAATTTAGGACTATGTTTATGCACCAAACTTTAGTGATAGACAGGATGCCATGCCATATGGCAGTTACGGTTGTTAATTTAGTATTAATACCGATATTGATATCGAAATTGTATCAAATTATAGTATCAATATAGAAGAAGATTCAATATGATTTTGGGATGATACATAGTATCTTGATTGGTTTGGTACTATATCTATTTTTTTGACAAAAGTCTTTGGTATGTATCGAATCatacaaaaatatcaaaattatacCGAATATCAAAATCATATTGATTAATACCCTTCCTGAATACCCAATTATTATCTACATATGCATggaaggccaaaaaaaaaaaaaaaaatgtgacgaTATTGAATAGAAATCTTATCAAAACTATACTGAGTTGAAACGGTATCGATATTGAAATGTAGGAACTTTCTTGGTATGATTTCGATATCTTTTCTTGATATATTGTACCATACTGAATATTGTCACCCTTAACTACACTAGACTAGCCCTTGTGTGAGGCCAAACAAAAATGGCATTTGATCTATCAACTTCCCATGTTTATAAGCCTGTAAAATTTAAGCCCCAGTCTAAGTCCAAGCCCAACCTAATTGGTCTTTTTTGCAATGGCATTTGATCTATCAACTTCCCATTTATATAAACCTATAaaattgttaccaaaaaaaaaaaaagcctgtGAAATTTAAGCCTCAATCTAATTGGTCTTTGTGCCTATAGCCCATAGTTATTTAATTcaccgaataattcgtgaattatttagccaaatataatttttttcaattatatgaaaaattctaaccgaatccaaataaaaaagggtaaaattcgagattttttctaatttaattttaaaacccAGATGAAATGTCCAAAccaaattattcggtccacagaaacccacttaaaaaaaaaaaaaaaagaacaacaaagGGAAAATTATGCTCCCCTCACCTACAGTGTGCCAAAATTAcatgtggatccaagggtttggaAGAATTATGGCCCCCTTCCATAGCTATAATGGTGTTAATAAACTGTTagatttaaatttgaaaagtCCATATTACCCTTAATTTGAAAAATGACTTAATCTTGaaggaccattatacccttctGTTCCTCTTATACCCAAACACTCAAGTAACTTTCGGAAAACCCTAAATCAGGAAGGAAGAAGAGCCAAGATGACAATAGTAGAAATCACTTGCAGTTGGTGGTGCCAAAAGCAATTGCTTTTGCATTTGATGTAAAGAAAGAAGACCCAAGGAAGAGAGTGATGACGATATGGGTTTTCTTCAATTCGATTACCCGATCCGCTATGGTGGTTCGATTTAGTCTTCTTTTACGGGCTTCCCTCATTTGTCTTGGCATGAAGAAGAACCATTGCTCAAGGTCTCAGTGGCACAACTCTCATGCAAATTCTGAAACCAAGCACATAACAAAATtagattcagaaaaaaaaataaaaaatatgacatTTAGCTCAGTGCAGGTCTGGTTCCATTCCTTCTAGCTTGTTATGTAGATAGAAGGAAATTAGTTCTTCTTCATTCATATTAGTTTGAGGTTTAAAGTTTAGACTATCTaatcagaagagagagaaaagtgcaTAGAAAGTAGAAACTCATTTATTCATTCTTGAACTCACATTCACATAGCCATCCTCTCACTCTTGACTGAGTTATTTCAATTGTTCTTCATTTTGAATCGAGATATATCTATTGTGACTTGTGACTTGTGAATTGAGATATATCTATTGTGACTTGTGAGAAAATCACTACCCGATCAATCTCGGTTCTAGGTCTTCTAGGCCTGCTGCTGAACCCATGACGAGGCAAGTTCTGAAAATTAGAGGTTGAAGACGATAGAGAGGTTGCCTtccctcttttgttttaatCGAAGGACATATAGGTAAGTTCACCTATGaaaaaaggatattttggatATTATAAGGTATTATATTAGGTGACATCATCAACTAACAGTCCAATAGTCACCAACGATTTATATCTAATTGTAAAAATCTTAGGAAGTATAGAGGAAAGAGATGTAAATCCTTCAAACCCTTAGATCCACATGGAAAAATAGGTTTTTCACttttcccatcttctttctccccaaTTTTTCGCCTCCAAAGTCTACCGTAAAACTCTACCGTTCAGGCCCTCTGTTTTGCTTCTAGCGGCTACTCACCTACACAAAACTTTTTGCAGTCTTGAATCTATTCTGTGCTGGTTGCAGCCACACGAACACAGGTATGTGTGGCCTGCGGCCAGACTAGCTGTGCTGATTTAAGCGTAGACATAGAAGGAATGCCACACAGGCTGTGAAGAACAGAGAATGCTTATTTCAAACATCCTTCCGTCTCGAGCCCCTCTCACCAATACTACTAATCTCCGGCACCGTCTCTGCTACTCTTCTTATTGTACATCCACAGTATTAAAGGTAAACCAACAGCAACGAGCCCTTCCAGAAGCACCATTAAAGGATACTCGACGACAACCACAGCGACAGCAGAGAAAAGAACTATTCGGTGGCTCTGAGAACGCAATCCAACGCGTAATTGCCATTATAAAATCATGTTCAACGAAGGACCGCTTGCTCCAAATCCACGCCCACATCATCAATACATTCCTCATTCAAGAACACAGCATCTCAGCCGAATTCCTGTCATTAGCAGCACTTTCACCATTTCGAGACCTGAGTTACTCCCGCAAATTTTTCTCTCAAATATCGGAACCCACTACTTCCCACTATAATATAATGATAAGAGCCCACTCACGGAGTGATTCACCAGACCAGGGCCTTTTCTTCTACAACCAAATGAGAGAGCGAGGTGTCTGCCCAAACCCCTTGTCGTCTTCCTTTGCCCTTCAGTCATGCACTCGAATTTCGTTTCTTAATGGTGGTAGACAGATCCATGCGCGGATTTTGCGAGATGGGCATCAATCCGATCATCTCCTGCTGACTACTTTGATGGGTTTCTATGCTACTTGTGAGAATGGTCTTGAGGCCTGTCGAGTGTTCAACGAAATGTCCCATCCTGATACTGTTGCTTGGAACGTTTTGATTTCTTGCTACACTCGCAATGGTCGCACCGGAGATGCTTTGGGTCTCTTCAATGTCATGCAGAATCCACCATATGGGTCTGAACCGGATGATGTCACTTGCCTTCTTCTCCTACAGGCGTGTGCACATATGGGTGCTTTGGATTTTGGCGAGAAGATTCATAGTTACATTAATGAACATGGTTATGGAAATGCTGTCCATCTTCGAAATTCTCTTATTGCAATGTACTCACGGTGCGGGTGTGTGGACAAGGCCTTCCAAGTGTTCCAGGGGATGTCGGAGAGGAATGTGGTTACCTGGAGTGCAATGATTTCTGGGATGGCGATGAATGGTCATGAAAGACAAGCCATTCTAACATTCGAAGAGATGCAAAGAAATGGAGTTCTCCCTGATGACCAGACTTTTACTGGGGTCTTTTCTGCTTGTAGTCATGGTGGTTTGGTTGATCAAGGTCTGGATATCTTTGATCGAATGAGAACAGAATTTGGTTTAGTGCCGAACATCCATCATTACGGGTGCATGGTCGATCTCTTGGGTCGTGCAGGTTTGCTTGATCAGGCCTACAACCTTATATGTTCAATGCTGGTCAAACCAGATGCAACAATTTGGAGGACTCTATTAGGGGCTTGCAGAATCCATGGCCATTTTGAACTTGGAAATCGTGTTATCGAGCATTTAATCGAGTTGAAAGGGCAAGAAGCTGGGGATTATGTATTGTTATTAAATATTTATGCTTCATCTGGACTCTGGGAGAaggtagcagagatgaggaggTTTATGAAGGAGAAGGGAATCCAAACCACACCTGGCAGCAGTACAATTGAATTGAAAGGAGAAGTCCATGAGTTTGTGGTAGATGATAattcacatccaaggaaggTGGAGATTTATGAGATGCTCGATGAGATAGGAAAGCAACTTAAGATTGCAGGCTATGTTGCTGATATGTCAGCTGAACTTCACAATCTTGGCATGGAAGAGAAGGGGAATGCTTTGTCTTATCACAGTGAGAAGCTGGCCATTGCTTTTGGAGTTCTTGCAACTCCTCCTGGCACAACAATCAGAGTGGCTAAGAACCTTCGAATCTGTGTTGATTGCCATAATTTTGCAAAGATTCTTTCTGGAGTCTATAACCGAGAGGTGATAATTAGAGACCGCAGCCGGTTCCACCATTTCCGAGAAGGGTACTGCTCCTGTCAGGATTATTGGTAGCAGTCTTGCGGCAGGTTGGAGAGCAAGGCTTAGAAATTTCTGGTGAAATGAGCATATGACTAATGATACAGAAGACAAGACTCTAAAATATGGATAATCACTCTGTAGTAAATGATTTTAAGGTGGCACCAGGGATCTGACATACTTCTTGATTGATGACAAGGAAAATTAGTAATTCTGCATGAGCTTGCCAGATAAGGATCTTAAGCGCCACCTAAAAGGATTGTGCTTTCAAGTTTGGTCTAATGAAGGTGGAAACATTTGTGAAGCGTTCCATGGAAGAATCTTACTAGAATGAGTTCAGAAACTGATCTTCCAAATTCAGCTTTCATAGTGTCTACCTTGTCGGAACATGTGTGCTGATTATGACTTCTTATATAAGTGTTAAACGAAATGCCATGTCCTTCAAAGTAATTGTCCCAAAAGTTGGTACGACAGAAGCCTGAAACTTGTGAGTTCTACCCTTCATTCCTGTCAAACCTTAAAGTTATGACTTCCACCATTTTATTCCTGTATCCTGGACATGGAAGCCCTAAATTTCTGGATGTTTGAACAACTCTATAAAACGAAAGATCTTATGAGTCACAACACATGGTGCTGACCGAAGTCTAAATCAGATGGGTGATTTACTGACACCTTCTAAGTCTCATTAGAAAGCATGGCTCTATTTTATCCCTTATCAAGTTCAGTGTTCACTCTCAATTTTCGTAGATCATACTTTGCCAAAGGTTTTgcaaattgaagaaaaatatttcctGTGCATACTCTGCCAAATTGGTTTGAAGTTTGTGTGTATCTGAGATAGGTATGTGTTTTTATCTTCAATGGGAATGGTACAACTGGCTACCTCATTTCAGAACTGCTGAGTTTTCAATTTGATAACACTTGCTGGAAACTTTTAAAGCTATTGAtcctcaactcaactcaactgaGCCTTTCCCAACTACTTGTGGTGCTGTAAACATGTCGGATCTGTTGATCCTCTGCTGCCTTAATTGTCTCGAGATAACGTGCAGCAGCCTCATTTTCTGATCATCGTTCTGTGATTGGGATGATAATTTCATCTTTTTTGCCTTCAACAGGCATTTATCTCTGGAGCAGCCAAGCTACACTTTCATGTTCTGCACATGTGCTTGAATCACTCTCCCAACTGGTAAAAATATGAGGTGAAGATGTCAAGTTCTGTCATTGCTATTTTTCTGCTGAAGTTGCTTCATTGAAGAAGGGAGACAACAGTCAAAGGTATGAATCATTAGGAGCATCTATACCACCAAGGGGGTTCTTTTGGTCCTCTACCACTCTTTGCTTGCACTGTTCCTGTCTTTATGGTGCCTAAATTACTGTATTGAAAGCTTGACTGAGAGGTAACGAGAGCACTATATTTGATCATGTTGGTGTAATCATTGCCATGGGTTCCTGGAATTTCAAAAAAGCTGAACTTGTTGAGAGAGTCTGTTGCATGAGTGGCTTTTGGGTATCCAGACTGAGTAGACCTGGAGTGACTTATTCTCCTGCACCAAAGGCGCTTTTGTACTTCATATGCCTAGAAAACTGCCACAATAGGTACATAATGTTAATTTATTCACATACATGGCGGGCAGAATTACCTGGTAGTTTGTAGGAACCATTCTGTggctacccgtggaaccagaagtGGAGAAAGTAATGGTAGGTGCTAGATCTGCAATCTATGGGTTGCCTGGACGATCCATTGTACATGGCTTGCCAATATAAGAATTAGTGCTCCGTAGACTATATAGAGTTCTTTTGGAAATGTTCGTATTTTTTGCCTCTTATTTTCTGTATTCTCTATTCAAGTAGATGTTATTAGCTAGTAGGGATTCCCGCTAACTCATTCTCGAAAGTTGTTAAGCTAAATGTGAAAATATTGAGGTTTAGGACAGCATCAATGTTAGGTgtataaaaaggggtgtatggTGGTAGAGGGTTATTCCGATAGGTGAAGCATTATATAGTTATTTGTGCGGAGGGTGAATTTAAATATGAGTAGTTATTGAGTCCTAGTGGGAAGTCATTGTATTAGTGGATTGAGAAGTTTTAACTTTACTTGTAATAGGCAAAATGGTAGTGGTACGTGCAGGAAAATAAGGTTGCGAAAATTTCTTTACTGATAATCGTAGATTTTGCTGTGTTGAATCATAATCGTTGAACCTTTTCCTCATCATTTCACCTGAAACTGGCTGTAACGATGACAGCAGGTCATTCTCGGTAACCGAATCATCTTCACTGCTTGATCATAGTTTTCATAGAaggactcatcatcctctttgtTGAATCATTGCTTAAACCTTAATTTCGTATCACAGGGACTCATCCTCTACAAAATCCTCGCCCAATGCATTCCGTTTGGGGTttaattccattttcttttctctcagtGAAAACCTGCTTCTCTCTGTATCTTTGCAATCCAATCTTTTGTGATTTGTTGGTTAAGATTTCACAAGTGAATTAGATTAATTCAACGACGAAATTGTTGGAGGTGACGAATATAATGAAGGAGCAGTGAAGTGTAGAAGGGCAATTATTGGCTCTAAATTTTGTAGCAGTCCAACCTCCGGTTGT is part of the Macadamia integrifolia cultivar HAES 741 chromosome 9, SCU_Mint_v3, whole genome shotgun sequence genome and encodes:
- the LOC122090188 gene encoding pentatricopeptide repeat-containing protein At3g47530; this translates as MLISNILPSRAPLTNTTNLRHRLCYSSYCTSTVLKVNQQQRALPEAPLKDTRRQPQRQQRKELFGGSENAIQRVIAIIKSCSTKDRLLQIHAHIINTFLIQEHSISAEFLSLAALSPFRDLSYSRKFFSQISEPTTSHYNIMIRAHSRSDSPDQGLFFYNQMRERGVCPNPLSSSFALQSCTRISFLNGGRQIHARILRDGHQSDHLLLTTLMGFYATCENGLEACRVFNEMSHPDTVAWNVLISCYTRNGRTGDALGLFNVMQNPPYGSEPDDVTCLLLLQACAHMGALDFGEKIHSYINEHGYGNAVHLRNSLIAMYSRCGCVDKAFQVFQGMSERNVVTWSAMISGMAMNGHERQAILTFEEMQRNGVLPDDQTFTGVFSACSHGGLVDQGLDIFDRMRTEFGLVPNIHHYGCMVDLLGRAGLLDQAYNLICSMLVKPDATIWRTLLGACRIHGHFELGNRVIEHLIELKGQEAGDYVLLLNIYASSGLWEKVAEMRRFMKEKGIQTTPGSSTIELKGEVHEFVVDDNSHPRKVEIYEMLDEIGKQLKIAGYVADMSAELHNLGMEEKGNALSYHSEKLAIAFGVLATPPGTTIRVAKNLRICVDCHNFAKILSGVYNREVIIRDRSRFHHFREGYCSCQDYW